The bacterium genome segment GGGCCCCCGGAATTGCCGGGATTGATGGCGGCGTCGGTTTGGATGAAGTCCTGGATGCTCCGCTGGGTGCGATTGGGGAGGGAGTTCAGTCCACGACCGGTGGCGCTGATGATGCCGCTGGTCACGGTGAAGGTGAGCGCATCCCCCAGCGGGTTCCCGATGGCCAGCACCCACTCGCCGGCGCGGGCCTCATCGCTGTTCCCCAGGACCACCGGCTTGAGGCCGGTCGCCGGGATGCGCACCACGGCCACGTCCGTATTCGGATCCGTG includes the following:
- a CDS encoding trypsin-like peptidase domain-containing protein, yielding MSADGLILSNNHVVEGAYKVTVMLPDHRTFTATVVGTDPNTDVAVVRIPATGLKPVVLGNSDEARAGEWVLAIGNPLGDALTFTVTSGIISATGRGLNSLPNRTQRSIQDFIQTDAAINPGNSGGPLVNVRGEVIGINSAIASETGLNAGYGFAIPINLVRIVMDQLVATGRVERA